Proteins from a single region of Tumebacillus amylolyticus:
- a CDS encoding pirin family protein, giving the protein MAMNLYTPDQQAVGYFDGGKIVEQKPIGFPGEGSAVKRVGPLFYWAWFSAKEFGEIPMHPHKGFEIVTYFMTGVGGHKDSLGTVSTVKGGGAQVMQTGSGAYHAETMDADTDGFQIWFEPFTGDAVKRKPTYAQFEHEEFPAVVENGATVKSVVGGESPVQLVADAQMWDVTLEAGATFSKDVPAGYSLTALVVEGNTEWTDGKKDTTRVPHRVFAVYGAEVAEQVTVTAADNQPARVIFILVPSVLAYPDYRHVREFYA; this is encoded by the coding sequence ATGGCTATGAATTTGTACACGCCGGATCAACAGGCGGTTGGCTATTTTGACGGAGGCAAGATCGTGGAGCAGAAACCGATCGGCTTCCCGGGAGAGGGGTCCGCGGTGAAGCGGGTCGGGCCGCTTTTTTACTGGGCTTGGTTTTCGGCGAAGGAATTTGGCGAGATCCCGATGCATCCGCACAAGGGATTTGAGATCGTCACCTACTTCATGACCGGCGTCGGCGGGCACAAGGACTCGCTTGGCACTGTCAGCACGGTCAAGGGCGGCGGCGCGCAGGTCATGCAGACGGGCAGCGGAGCGTATCATGCAGAGACGATGGATGCAGATACCGATGGCTTCCAGATTTGGTTCGAGCCGTTCACCGGCGATGCTGTGAAACGCAAACCGACCTACGCGCAGTTTGAGCATGAGGAGTTCCCGGCGGTCGTGGAGAACGGAGCGACCGTGAAGTCTGTGGTCGGGGGAGAGTCCCCGGTTCAACTCGTCGCGGACGCGCAGATGTGGGACGTCACGCTGGAAGCCGGGGCGACTTTTTCCAAGGATGTGCCCGCAGGTTACTCGCTGACGGCGCTCGTTGTAGAAGGCAACACCGAATGGACGGATGGCAAAAAAGACACGACCCGCGTCCCGCATCGCGTCTTCGCCGTGTATGGAGCGGAAGTAGCAGAGCAGGTCACCGTCACTGCGGCCGACAACCAACCGGCGCGTGTGATCTTCATCCTCGTTCCATCGGTTCTGGCGTACCCGGACTATCGCCATGTCCGTGAGTTTTACGCATAA
- a CDS encoding aldo/keto reductase translates to MKSLTDTTTLHNGVQMPWFGLGVWKVTAENEVENAIQSALETGYRSIDTAAIYGNEEGVGRALRESSVPRDQIFVTTKVWNSNQGYDTTLAAFDESMKKLGLDYLDLYLIHWPVAGKYKDTWRALEKLYKDGRVRAIGVSNFHVNHLQDLLADAEVVPMVNQVEYHPLLNQQELLTFCRENKIQLEAWSPLMQGNLDVPVLSQLAEKYGKSAAQIVLRWDLQNEVVTIPKSVNPTRIAENANIFDFELSDDDMAELNAMNENRRFGPDPDNFDF, encoded by the coding sequence ATCAAATCTTTGACCGACACCACCACGCTTCACAACGGCGTACAGATGCCGTGGTTTGGCCTTGGCGTGTGGAAAGTCACCGCCGAGAACGAAGTGGAAAACGCCATTCAGTCCGCACTTGAAACCGGCTACCGCAGCATCGACACCGCCGCGATCTACGGCAACGAGGAGGGCGTCGGTCGCGCTCTGCGTGAGAGCTCCGTCCCGCGCGACCAGATCTTCGTGACGACCAAGGTCTGGAACTCCAACCAAGGCTACGACACCACGCTCGCAGCGTTTGACGAGAGCATGAAGAAACTCGGCCTCGACTACCTCGACCTCTACCTGATCCACTGGCCGGTCGCAGGCAAGTACAAAGACACGTGGCGCGCCCTGGAGAAGCTCTACAAGGACGGTCGTGTCCGCGCGATCGGCGTCTCGAACTTCCATGTGAACCACCTGCAAGACCTGCTCGCCGATGCAGAAGTCGTACCGATGGTCAACCAAGTCGAGTACCACCCGCTCCTGAACCAACAGGAACTGCTGACCTTCTGCCGCGAGAACAAAATTCAACTCGAAGCATGGAGTCCGCTGATGCAAGGCAACCTCGACGTGCCGGTCCTCAGCCAACTCGCTGAAAAATACGGCAAGTCCGCCGCCCAGATCGTACTCCGCTGGGACCTGCAAAACGAAGTCGTCACCATCCCGAAGTCGGTCAATCCGACCCGCATCGCGGAGAACGCGAACATCTTCGACTTCGAACTGTCGGATGACGACATGGCGGAACTGAACGCCATGAATGAAAACCGTCGATTCGGTCCGGACCCGGACAACTTCGACTTCTAA
- a CDS encoding DNA glycosylase AlkZ-like family protein — protein sequence MKLEREAIIRLNLWKQGLYHMPTANTKDEAMAILRRLGLVQLDTMSVVTRSQHLVFWSRMQEFREEWLLEWYEQGEIFELYLHALSILPEEERTYFQSWMDASRGKLDMTELHHVLLQTLQERGTVHGKHVNDLVGGTTAKLATWEMSPVRRAFDQLWRAGHVAITRNEKFQKVYQLQHPVKSVSADETHIRYTRLALQAMGAATLKDIADYFRFKPNVVQKALQHLPDVRELDDGTYILEEDLELLHSQALTEEPPTHATLLSPFDNLIWYRPRVKALFDLDFRLESYFPEDKRQFGYFALPILMQGRIVGTIDLKAERKSKTLQIQRLIWREDPRQSELDELLDRLHKYLFLDAKIRT from the coding sequence ATGAAACTGGAACGTGAAGCCATCATTCGCCTGAATTTATGGAAGCAAGGCCTGTACCACATGCCAACCGCGAACACCAAAGACGAGGCGATGGCCATCCTCCGCCGCTTAGGTCTCGTCCAACTCGACACGATGAGCGTCGTCACCCGCAGCCAGCACTTGGTGTTCTGGTCCCGGATGCAAGAATTTCGGGAGGAGTGGCTGTTGGAGTGGTACGAGCAGGGGGAGATCTTTGAGTTGTACCTGCATGCGCTCTCCATACTGCCCGAGGAGGAGCGTACGTATTTTCAATCGTGGATGGATGCTTCAAGAGGTAAGCTCGACATGACCGAACTCCACCACGTCCTCTTGCAAACGCTCCAAGAGCGCGGCACCGTCCACGGCAAGCACGTCAACGACCTCGTCGGCGGGACCACGGCGAAACTTGCAACTTGGGAGATGAGCCCCGTGCGCCGCGCCTTCGACCAACTCTGGCGCGCCGGACACGTTGCGATCACGCGCAACGAAAAATTCCAGAAAGTCTACCAACTGCAACACCCCGTGAAGTCCGTCTCCGCAGACGAAACCCACATCCGCTACACCCGTCTCGCCCTCCAAGCGATGGGCGCGGCGACCTTGAAGGACATCGCCGACTACTTCCGCTTCAAACCAAACGTCGTGCAAAAAGCGCTGCAACACCTCCCCGACGTGCGCGAACTGGACGACGGCACCTACATACTGGAAGAAGACTTGGAACTCCTGCACTCTCAGGCGCTCACCGAGGAGCCTCCGACGCACGCCACGCTGCTCTCGCCGTTCGACAACCTGATCTGGTACCGCCCGCGAGTGAAAGCACTGTTCGACCTCGACTTCCGCTTGGAGAGCTACTTCCCCGAAGATAAGCGCCAATTCGGCTACTTCGCGCTCCCGATCCTCATGCAAGGCCGGATCGTCGGCACCATCGACTTGAAAGCGGAACGCAAGAGCAAGACCCTGCAAATTCAACGTCTGATCTGGAGGGAAGACCCGCGACAGTCGGAGCTCGATGAACTGTTGGACAGATTGCATAAGTACCTGTTTCTTGATGCCAAGATAAGAACCTGA
- a CDS encoding DJ-1/PfpI family protein, translating to MKVVILAFDRFTDIDVFLPWDLLNRVGKYTKGEWQVQIAATTSHITSVAGLTIPTHADLTTLSDADAVLIASGAGLQGLLKESELLEAARNLNSDTQLLASMCSGSLLLASAGHLTGKRATSYYTREKQLRSYGVEFVSEPFVLASPQIATAAGCMASLDLCRWMISSLLTEELAQKVLREVAPNL from the coding sequence GTGAAGGTTGTCATTTTGGCGTTTGATCGCTTTACAGATATTGATGTATTTCTCCCGTGGGATCTGCTGAACCGCGTGGGCAAGTATACCAAAGGCGAATGGCAGGTGCAGATCGCCGCCACCACCTCGCACATCACCTCCGTCGCCGGCCTCACCATCCCCACCCATGCGGACCTCACCACTCTCTCCGACGCCGATGCCGTGCTCATCGCAAGCGGTGCCGGACTACAGGGTCTTTTAAAAGAATCCGAACTCCTCGAAGCCGCCCGCAACCTCAACTCCGACACCCAACTGCTCGCCTCGATGTGCTCCGGCTCCCTGCTTCTCGCTTCCGCCGGACATCTCACAGGCAAGCGTGCCACCTCTTACTACACCCGCGAAAAACAACTCCGCTCCTACGGCGTCGAATTTGTCTCGGAGCCGTTCGTGCTCGCCAGCCCGCAGATCGCCACGGCAGCCGGATGCATGGCTTCCCTCGATCTCTGCCGCTGGATGATCTCCTCTCTCCTCACTGAAGAGCTGGCGCAAAAAGTCCTGCGCGAAGTCGCCCCCAATCTGTAA
- the trhA gene encoding PAQR family membrane homeostasis protein TrhA translates to MRWLRVKEPVNAWSHLLTCAAAVVGLIYLVVAFSEQTAGKLSSLIIYGASLIVLYLASGLYHAVRTTPSKELWLRKFDHVSIFLLIAGTYTPVFAYGLQGAWQVTMLSVVWGLAGAGMVLKLFFMNIPRWISTLIYVALGWIAVVPFFKLIQNLPAGAILFMFLGGIAYTIGAVIFGTKKLDFFPGKFGFHEVWHMFVSAGSVLHFVMIAFFVATV, encoded by the coding sequence GTGCGGTGGTTGCGAGTGAAAGAACCGGTCAACGCCTGGTCACATCTGTTGACCTGCGCGGCGGCGGTCGTTGGGTTGATTTACTTGGTGGTAGCCTTCTCCGAACAGACAGCGGGCAAGTTGTCCTCCCTGATCATCTACGGGGCGAGCCTGATCGTCCTGTACCTCGCGAGCGGGTTGTACCACGCCGTCCGCACGACTCCGAGCAAGGAGCTCTGGCTCCGCAAGTTCGACCATGTCTCAATTTTTCTCCTGATCGCCGGCACCTACACGCCGGTGTTCGCCTACGGACTGCAAGGCGCATGGCAAGTCACGATGCTCTCCGTCGTCTGGGGACTCGCCGGGGCGGGGATGGTGCTTAAACTGTTCTTCATGAACATCCCGCGCTGGATCTCCACGCTGATCTACGTGGCACTGGGCTGGATTGCGGTCGTGCCGTTCTTCAAACTGATCCAGAACCTCCCCGCAGGCGCGATTCTCTTCATGTTCCTCGGAGGGATCGCCTACACGATCGGCGCCGTGATTTTCGGAACCAAGAAACTCGATTTCTTCCCCGGCAAATTCGGCTTCCACGAAGTCTGGCACATGTTCGTCTCGGCGGGCAGTGTGTTGCATTTCGTGATGATCGCCTTTTTCGTGGCAACTGTGTAA
- the asnB gene encoding asparagine synthase (glutamine-hydrolyzing), which yields MCGIAGWTDWKLDLTQQSAVLEDMAETLYNRGPDAGGIFLSQHTAFAHRRLAVVDLTNGQQPMSRVRGDHTYTLVYNGELYNTEDIRRDLLARGYKFQGHSDTEVLLTSYIEWGPACVERFNGIFAFAIWDPKEQNLFIARDRLGVKPLFYAERGAGFLFASELKALLAHPAVEPVVNAEGLAEVFAIGPAKTPGHGVFQGVHELKPGHFLQFSRNGLKITQYWKLDSFRHEDDFDTTVANVRELLQDAVERQLVSDVPICTFLSGGLDSSMISAFAAKKFERENLGKLHTFSIDYKGNDKNFKKSDFQPDPDAPFVTRMQEFLGSEHHYIEIDTPQLVDSLRDAMFARDLPGMADVDSSLLLFSQEIKKEATVGLSGECADEIFGGYPWFYREEMVNAGTFPWSRNKADRATWLSKEWSQQINIEEYVQDRYHQALAEVPHLAGENAAERRAREISYLNLFRWMPTLLDRKDRMTMFASLEVRVPFCDHRIVEYMWNVPWEMKYYEQREKGLLRKALEGVLPDDILYRKKSPYPKTHNPNYFAAVRDMVLKVLDDKSSPLHQLIDVETIREIAKANDPNFVKPWFGQLMAGPQLFAYLAQVDTWLRKYNVRIV from the coding sequence ATGTGCGGAATCGCAGGCTGGACCGATTGGAAGCTTGACCTCACCCAACAGAGTGCCGTCCTGGAGGACATGGCGGAGACGCTGTACAACAGAGGTCCGGATGCCGGGGGCATTTTTTTATCCCAACATACAGCTTTTGCCCACCGCCGTCTCGCGGTGGTAGACCTTACAAACGGGCAACAACCGATGAGCCGGGTGCGCGGGGATCACACGTACACCTTGGTGTATAACGGTGAACTTTACAATACCGAAGACATCCGCCGCGACCTGTTGGCCCGCGGCTACAAGTTTCAAGGTCACTCCGACACCGAAGTCCTGCTCACGTCCTACATCGAGTGGGGCCCGGCGTGTGTGGAGCGTTTCAACGGGATCTTCGCATTTGCAATCTGGGACCCCAAAGAGCAAAATTTGTTCATCGCCCGTGACCGCCTCGGCGTCAAACCGCTGTTCTATGCGGAGCGCGGAGCAGGCTTCCTGTTTGCTTCGGAACTAAAAGCGTTGCTGGCTCACCCTGCCGTCGAGCCGGTTGTAAACGCGGAGGGTCTTGCGGAAGTGTTCGCCATCGGACCGGCGAAGACGCCGGGCCACGGCGTTTTTCAAGGTGTTCACGAGCTGAAACCGGGGCACTTCTTGCAATTCAGCCGCAACGGGTTGAAGATCACGCAATACTGGAAGCTCGACAGTTTCCGGCACGAGGACGACTTTGACACCACTGTCGCCAACGTCCGTGAACTGCTCCAAGACGCGGTCGAACGCCAACTGGTTTCCGACGTCCCGATCTGCACGTTCCTCTCGGGCGGTCTCGATTCCTCGATGATCTCGGCGTTTGCAGCGAAAAAATTCGAGCGCGAGAACCTCGGCAAACTCCATACCTTCTCCATCGACTACAAAGGCAACGACAAAAACTTCAAGAAAAGCGACTTCCAACCGGACCCCGACGCTCCGTTCGTCACGCGGATGCAAGAGTTCCTCGGCTCCGAGCACCATTACATCGAGATCGACACGCCGCAGCTCGTCGACTCTCTGCGCGACGCCATGTTCGCCCGCGACTTGCCCGGCATGGCGGACGTCGACTCCTCCCTGCTCCTGTTTTCTCAGGAGATCAAAAAGGAAGCGACCGTCGGTCTCTCCGGCGAGTGTGCCGATGAAATTTTTGGCGGCTACCCGTGGTTCTACCGCGAAGAAATGGTCAATGCAGGTACATTTCCGTGGTCGCGAAACAAAGCGGACCGTGCGACATGGCTGTCCAAGGAATGGAGCCAGCAAATCAACATCGAAGAGTACGTCCAAGACCGCTACCACCAAGCCCTCGCCGAAGTCCCGCATCTGGCGGGTGAAAATGCCGCCGAGCGTCGGGCGCGTGAAATCTCCTACTTGAACCTGTTCCGCTGGATGCCGACTCTGCTCGACCGCAAGGACCGCATGACGATGTTTGCGTCGCTCGAAGTGCGCGTGCCGTTCTGCGACCACCGCATCGTCGAATACATGTGGAACGTCCCGTGGGAGATGAAATACTACGAACAACGCGAAAAAGGCTTGCTCCGCAAAGCCCTCGAAGGCGTGCTCCCCGACGACATCCTCTATCGCAAGAAAAGCCCGTACCCGAAAACGCACAACCCGAACTACTTCGCCGCCGTGCGCGACATGGTCCTCAAAGTGCTCGATGACAAATCGTCGCCGCTGCACCAGCTCATCGACGTGGAAACGATCCGCGAGATCGCCAAAGCCAACGACCCCAACTTCGTCAAACCGTGGTTCGGGCAACTCATGGCCGGCCCGCAATTGTTCGCGTATCTGGCGCAAGTCGATACCTGGTTGCGCAAATACAACGTGCGGATCGTATAA